Below is a genomic region from Desulfobacter sp..
TCCTGGATGCCTTTAAGGGCTTTTTGAAAATCAAATTCGGTGTTTTCTTCGGTCATGTCAGTTCTCCTTATTTAGCTGAGTATATCAGCTTTCATTCAACTGACACAGAATTTTGAACGCCCTCGATTTATCCGGTACGGATTTCACTGTCCGCTGCGGTAGCGACACAAGGCGATCAAAGGAAAAAACCTGTATACTTGCAGCAAAAACCGGGATTCCAGCGATTTCCGTAGAACGACATTTATACATCCATCCCAGAATAAATGTACTTGAAGATGCGGATCAGCGATACGGTCCCCTTGAGGCTTATGCAGATCTCACCGTGTCCGGAATCATTACCGGTGCATACCCTGTCACCGCGGGCAATCTAAGGGCCCGGGAAATACGGGGAGCCAAAATCGAGGCCATTGGAGATATTCACGTGAACATGGGCATAACCGATGCCGTCATCCGGGCCCAGGGAGATGTCCATGCCAGATATTTACACAATTGCACAATTGAAACCTTTGGCAACGTATATGTTAAAAATGAAATCTTTGATTCAGACATCCGTTGCTCCGGCAGGGTGGACAGCCCGAACTGCCGGGCCATAGCCTCAGAAATTTATGCCAAAAAGGGAGTGGTTCTGGCCGGTATTGGGAGTAAAAAGACCTTGCCCTGTAAAATTTTTGCCGGCAGCGAACATCATATTCTGACCCAGGAAAGGCAAATCAAAAAACAAATCAATCTGGCCAGAGAACAAATAAATCGGCTCCAGGAAAAAATGTAGGAAAACAAGGCGTTGGCAAAGAAAAGTTTTCAAAAAATGGTGGAGTTAAAAATATTTCATGACAGCGGAATGTGTCAATGACAATGAGACACTCTATGCCTAAAATTAAGCTCCAATAATATCCTTCTCTTTTTGTTCCGGTTTGTTAATCCAGGCTTCTTCTGGTAAAGCCGGTGGCCTCGGTATTTTTCCCTTAAATCGTTTTGGGTTTTGAATAAATGCATCCTCCAATGTTCGGCAGCGAGATTCATAAATATCGGGCGCATTCCCATTTTCCCGGTTTTAAAAAGGCCTGTCTTTTAGAGCAAAAAGAATGATATCCTCTGTTACGCTGAAATGAACATAAATGGATTGTGCTAATGAAGAAAGCTGAAGATTGTAATACTGTTGATGAAGTCCTTGCATGCCTCAAAGAACTGGAAGAAGATCCAAATCGCTTGGTTCGTAACGCTAACGAATTAGAACAGATGGAGCAGGAAATCCTTGAGTATACAAATCGGATAAGCGCCTTTTTTTTAAAAAAAAGATCCAGGCCTCAGTAGATTCCTCTGAACAGGTCGACCAAGAAAAAGAATTGATGTCCAATTGGCCGGGACGGATGAAAAGCGAAGGGCTTGAGACCGTTTGGATTCAGCTTTGTACAGATAGTTCGGTTGATATTCATGTTCGATACTATCGAAGGTCCTGTGACCGCCGAAAAGGAAAAAGATATAAAGGTGCATACGCTGGTTTAATCCTTCTTGGAATCCATGATCGCTGCTCGCCTGCTTTGGCTTCTATGGTGAGTTCTTGGTCAGCCTTATTAAGTTCTTTTGAAGAAGTCCGTCAAGTGCTTTGTGACCGTGGGATGACGTTGGGTATAAAGGTCATCCGTAAACTGACCTATCGGTACGCAGAGCGGGCTCGAGCCGAACAACAAGCGGGCCGAATCCCATTAAATGATGGAGATTTACTTGAAGGGCGGCGAGTCGTTATCAGCACTGATGGTGGCCGCACTCGGCTCAGAGAGAAGAAAAGGGGACCAAAAACCCAAAAGGATAGAACCCGATTTCGTGGGGCATGGCGAGAACCCAAGCTTTTGATCATTTATGTAGTGGACGCCCATGGAAAACAAGAAAAAAGCTTTTCACCATTTATTGATGGCTGTTTCAATGGACCGGATGGTGTATTCCACTTGTTAAAGGGTTATTTGAACTCCCTTCATATTCAGAACTCAGACAAAATACTGTTTGTTGCAGATGGGGCACATTGGATTTGGAATCGAATCCCCGGACTGCTAAAAGCATTGGGTTTGGCTCCTGAGCGTGTGTATGAACTTCTCGATTTCTACCATGCAGTTGAGCATCTGGGTACAGTAGTAGGCTTAAGGAAGACCTGGTCATCCAAGGAACGCAAACGCTGGGTATCGAAGCAGCGAGGTCTTCTGCTGAAGGGAAAGGCGATTGAGGTGGTACAGGCCGTCCAGAAGCTTTGTAGAGGCAGAAACAGTAAGGCTATCAAGACGGAACGGGATTATTTTGTGCGCAATGAACTGAGGCTTAATTTCTCAACTGTAAAAGCGTTGAACTTACCTATTGGCAGCGGTGCTATTGAAAGTTCGATTCGGAGAGTCGTGAATTTACGTCTTAAAGGTCCATGCATCTTTTGGTATCGGGAGAATGCAGAAAAAATGATTATGCTGCGATCATTTTATAAAGCAGGGCGTTGGAACTGCCTGAAGCAGATGGCAAACATGCACAATCCAGTGCCAGCGGTATAACCGGGAAAATGGGAATGCGCCCTAAATATCTTTAGCAATGCCATAATGAAATTGTTCTGGGGTTACCAGGCCAATACCAGAATGGTAATGCTCTTTGTTGTAGTATCCAAAAAAATCCTGGCAGAAGGCTCTTGCATCCTGAATAGCACCAAAAGTTTTGGGAAATTGTGGACAATATTTCAATGTTTTAAACTGGGCTTCAGAGTATGGGTTATCATTGCTGACATGTGGTCGACTGTGGGTTTTGGTTACCCCTAAATCGACAAGAAGCTGGGCAACCCCTTTGGATTTCATACTGGCTGGGAATGTTCAGAATTCTGTGTCACGGTTTCGGTTCCCGGATCTGTCTCGGCGCCAGCGGAAGTAAAAGCCAGGTCCGAGAATGGGCCTTCAATCTGCCACGTCGGAGGAGTTGGCTTTTGCTGGAGCGGAGTTCCTGGAACCATCTTTTCCATCTGTAAATAAATCCCTATCAAATTCCCAGCTCTTTATCCAGCCGGCCTTCAAAGAAAATTGCCAACTGGGAAATTGTCAGTGACCAGTTTTGAACCGGCATTGTCCATTTCTTACTGGCGTTCTGGATCCCCATGTAAAGCAGCTTTAACAGGCTGTCCTGGTTCGGGAATGATCCCTTTGTTTTGGTCAGTTTTCGAAACTGTCGATGCACAGCCTCAATGGTATTTGTGGTGTATATTATCCGTCGAATCTCTTCTGGATATTTAAAGAAATGACTGAGGGGTTCCCAGTTGTTCCGCCAGGATTTTATCACAATCGGGTATTTGTCATTCCATTTATTTTCCAAGATATCCAGTTCTTCTTCGGCCAGATCCTTATTAACCGCTTTATAAACACGTTTTAGATCTGCCATAAATTCCTTTTTATTTTTGGAACCAACGTATTTCAATGAATTTCGGATCTGGTGGACTACGCAGAGTTGAACTTCTGTGTCCGGGAATATGGTCTCAATGGCCTCGGGAAAACCTTTCAGACCATCAACACAGGCAATCAGGATATCTTTTACCCCTCGGTTTGAAAGGTCTGTTAACACCTGCAGCCAGAAGTTCGCACCCTCATTCTCGGATATGTACAGCCCAAGAACCTCTTTGCGGCCCTCGATATTCACCCCAAGAATTGTGTAAACGGCTTTGCTGCCGACCTTTCCGTTTTCTCGTACTTTATAATGTATGGCATCAAGCCATACGATTGGGTACACATTTTCCAACGGCCTGGCCTGCCATTCTTTAACGGTATGAATAATTTTATCGGTAATAGCGCTAAGGGTGGCATTTGAAATCTCAAGTCCATAGATTTCCTGTAAATGGGCAGCCATGTCATTATAGCTCATGCCCAGGCCGTAAAGGGCTATTATCTTTCTTTCAATTTCATCGCTGAGCGTTGTTTGGTGTTTTTTGACGATTTGTGGAGAGAAGGTTCCGTTCCGATCACGCGGGGTTTTTAGCTCAAATTTACCATCCAGGGACTTAATGGTCTTTCTGCTTTTTCCATTACGGCGGTTGGCAGAAATTTCCTGTCCGAGATGGGACTCCAACTCTCCTTCAAGAGCAGCTTCCGCAAGATTTTTGATTAATGATGTAAGGACGCCGCCCTTACCTGTGAAGGGTTTACCTTCCTGAATACCTTTAAGAGCTTTTTGAAAATCAAATTCGGTGTTGTCTTCGGTCATGTCAGTTCTCCTTATTTAGCTGAGTATATCAGCTTTGATTCAACTGACACAGAATTTTGAACGCCCTCTACTGGCTCCCCGATCTGCATGTAGCCCAAGCTGACCGGGTAATATCTTCTGGTTTTCACAGGACTTTTCAATTAGCTTTTTGGCCAATGCTGTTTGTTCTCTATGGGCGACCATCCAGCCGACAACATACCTGCTGAAAATATCCATGATTACATATAGATAGAAGTAGGTCCATTTTGTGACACTTTTCAACTTGGTAATATCCCAGGACCAAACCTGATTAGGTCCTGTTGCCAGCAATTCAGGTTTTTTATATTTCGGGCGATTTACCTGCCGTCTTCGCTCCGGCACAGAACCATGTTCTTTGTGAAGAAGCCGATACATCGTTCTGATGGAACAATAGTATTGCCCGTTATCAAGAAGAGAAGCATATACCTGATATGGGGCTCGATCTTGATATTTTTCAGAATGTAAAATATCCAAAACCGTTTGTTGTTCATCAGAATTCAAAGAAAGGGGAGATCCGGTCCGACTAACTCCAATATGTTTTTTTGGAGAATGAAATCTGTAAAAAGATGATCGGGGAATACCGAAAGCCTCACATGAAGGCTTTTTTCCAATATCACAACTTAACGTTAGGGCGGCATTCATAAGTCTTCTCCTTTGAGGTCGTCCAGATTCTGCTGGATTCCCAGGATCTGAGAAATTTTTTTTTGAGCTTCAATGATGAGTTCCGCCTGCTTTAGCTTGTGCTCTAATTTGAATTTCTCTTTTTGAAGTCTGGCGACCTCTATGGCCAATGGGTTAAATTTGATGAATAAAGGCCTTCTCTTCGAAGAATCTTGCCGATCCCTCCGATTTCGGTACAATTTTCAATCTCTTGGAGAATACGCAGTTTATAAGAAGCAACGAATCTACGCCGGGGTTTTTTTCAGGTACTTCAGGATCAGGGATTGAATCCTGGCTCCCCAAGGAGGCCCCAATTCCAGTCGCCCTATGGGCTCCTTCCATTGGTGCCTCCTTGGGGGCTGCCTGTTTTTCGGACTCTGGTAGTGGGTTCATTTTTATCGGTTTCATATAAGTATTGCCTTACCCGCCCTACACTAATTTATCAAGGGGTAAGTGTCTCACTCACATTGTCACAGAGGGCAGGGCAAAACAAAAAAAAGCAATACTCCACAAAGAGTTTAAAAGGCAAAAAGACAAACTTGAAAAGGATAAACTAAAAAATATATTTAACCTTATTACCATTTTTGAAAAAAGAGTGACAAATTCAGTTGCCTCATTAAAAGGGTTGAACAAAACCAAAAAGGAATACGACAACAGCGCTGCCAGACTGGAGGCTCAGATTCAGGCATTAACACCCAAAGTTGATTCAAAGGTTCTATCACTGGAACAACACTGGTTTGCCTGTCTTGACTGGGCCATGAATCAACCCCGTTCCGCTCAAATTGAAATTACAGGCAAGGCATTTCAATGCGCCTGGCTTGGAGGCGTTTTCTCAGGCATTGCCCTGGATAAAGACCACTTCTCTATCCGTGTCAAAGAAACCAGATCAGACCAAGCTCCCCCTAGAATGGAATTTGTTCAAAAGGGACCGTCTTCCTGATCTGTCAACGGTTTTGGGTTGAAAACAAAGGGGTGTGAACAGCGCCCGAGCGCGTAAGCCGGCTGTTGTACAGATCAATTGTCTGGACTGAAAACCGGGGTGAAAAAAAGGGGATGTCCTGGGAGAGGATCTCTTTGACCAGTCCAGGATGTACAGGCGCTTTGATCCGGGCCAGGGTCACATGGGGAACAAATTTTTCTCTCCCGGTTGTCACCCCCTGTTTATCGAGTTCCGCAGTCAAAGAATGATACAAGGGCTCCAGGACTTTGGAATCATCTTCAATCCCTGCCCAGAGCACCTTGGGTCTGGCCAGGCGTGGAAACGCACCCAGCCTGCCAAGGGCCAGTTCAAAGGGAAGCTGTTCTTTGACGGCAGTGTTCATGGCCCTTTTTATGAAAGGAATCTTCTTTTGAGACACATCCCCTAAAAATTTTAAGGTCAGATGGAAATTTTCAGGCGGTGCCCAGTTTGCTATAAACTTTTTGGATTTTAAATGGGATTGAATTGTCACAAGTTCTTGTTTAAAACCTTTGGGCAGGGAAACAGCAATAAAACAACAAAGCCCAGGCCAGCCCATTCTATGAGACTGGCCCATTTTAGTTGTTTTTAAACCCGAGCAGCACCCGATACGGTCCGGGTGTACCGTGGGGGACAAAGGCAACCCGGTGATTGTCTTTGAGTTGGGTCGAAAGTTTTTTGACCCTTCCGTTGATAAAGACCACTTCCACATCCTCCGCCTTGAGCTGCATTTGGAAAATCAAATCCCTGGCTGATGTGCCCGGGGCCACATCCATTTTAAGATTGGAAAATCCAAGCCCCCTGGCTTTGAGTTTTTTTTGTAAAAATGAAAAAGCATTAAAGGTAATATTTGGCATCATTTCACCTGATATAATTTTAGGGGCGATCCATCCGCCAGCAGTTTACCAAAATAAAAACAAATTCTCAAACCACTAATTCCGGATTGCAAAAACCTGTGGCCAAATTTTCTATTGGCTATATTTGACGATATTCCGACTGGTTGAGCCCTTCGGCAGCCCGATTGCCTCCCAAGGCAGAAATCTCCAGGAAATAGCCCCCTAAGGAGTTCATCCTTTCCGGCGAAAAGCAGACAAAGGACACAAAAAACTAGGTCGCTTGAGGGTGAATCAGGCATTACTTAAATCCATTGAAAAAATAAGGGGTTGGTCTATACTGTACATATGCGCCTTAGACTCATCATTTTAATATTGGCTGTATTTGCTTTTTTGTCCGCATCAACAGGGGGGTGGCTCTATTATTTTTCCTATCGGGAGGCGGCCTTCCAAAAGACTGAAACCAGTGCCCTTTCAAGGTTAAACCTTTTAACCCGGCAGTTTTCCACCCATTTGTCCGAGCATATCAAGCCGGTAAAGACCTTGTCAGGAATCCGGGAAATGATAAGGGTTCTTGAAGATACAGATCTTGAAACCATTTACCAGGCCAACCGCTTCCTGGACCATTTCACCCAATCCATGGCATTGGATGTCAGTTACCTCATGGATAAACGAGGGATCACCCTCTGCTCTTCCAACAGAAATGATGCAGATTCTTTTGTGGGCAATGATTTTTCATTTCGACCTTACTATAAAAAAGCCATTCAGGGCGAGCCTGCCACCTCTTTGGCACTGGGCACCACATCGAGCAAACGGGGAGTATATTTCAGTCATCCAATTTACCGCAGACACAGCAAAGAAATATTAGGGGTGGCCGTGATAAAATCCTCTGTGGAATTCTTAGAATCCGCTTTGGTTTCAAAATCAAAAGAGATACTATTGTTCGTTGACCCCAAAGGGATCATTTTCATGACCAACCAACCTGAATTCAGATTTAAACTGCTCTGGCCCCTTGATGAAGAGACCCTCAACTCCATTGCCGACTCAAGGCAGTTTGGCAACGGCCCCTGGAAATGGTCTGGTTTCAGAAAAGAAAAAAACCACCAGGTATTTGACCCCAAAAAAATTCAATATGTATTTGCCAGCCTGCCTGTTTCAAATTATCCGGGGTGGAACATCATTTCCCTAAGAAAACAAAAGGACATCCAAAAACAAGTGACCCAGCCGTTTATAAAAATTATCGGCCCCATCGTGATTTTTATTTCCATCCTGGCAGGTGTTCTGGTCTTTGCACTCTACCAGATGGCAGCCAAAGAATTGTCCCAGCGCAAACAGGCCGAAAAACAATTAAAAATTTCTGAAAAAAGATACCGCAGAATTTATCATAAAACCCCTGTGATGCTTCACTCCATAGATACCCAGGGAAGAATCATTCATGTCTCCGACCATTGGGTTGAGCAGATGGGATTTAAAAGAGACGAAGTCATTGGCAAACCGTTAACCCGCTTTTTTTCAAAGGCGTCTAAACAATATGCACTTGAAACCGTATTCCCCAAATTCTTCAGCACAAGGTTTTGCAAGGATATTCCCTATACCTATAAAAAAAAGAACGGGGAAAAAATGGAGACCCTCTTATCCTGTTACGGGGTTAAAGATGGAAATGGAAAAATCATCCGCTCCCTGGCGGTAAGTGTTGATGTTACAGAAAAAAACCGGGTTCAAAAAGACCTTGAAAAGGCAAAGGAAAAATTATCCTCCTACTCCCAGGATCTTGAAGGCCAGGTCAGGAGGCGTACGGCCCAGCTGGAATCAACCCAGGCCAGCCTTAAAAAACTATCCAAAAACATCATTGCCTCCCAGGAAAGGGAAAAGGAGCTTGTGGCAAGGGAGCTTCACGATCATCTTGGTCAGGTGCTGACCGCCCTTCGCATTGATGCGGTATGGGCTGAAAAACAATTGGCCCAGGTGAATGAAGAGGCCGAACAAAGGGCCCAGAAAATGAGCAGCCTGATTGAAAATACCATCCAGGATGTAAGAGATATGGCCTATCGGTTAAGGCCCAGGGTCCTTGACGATCTGGGATTGAGCGACGCCCTGGAATCCTTGGTTTCTGATTTTGAAAAACGGTCCAATGTATCCTGTGTCTTCCGCCATGATGAACTTCCGAAAATTGACAAAACCCTGGCAACTGCTCTATACAGAATAGGCCAGGAAGCTGTGACCAATTCACTTCGTCATTCCAAGGCCACCACCATTCTGGTCGAATTGAGAACAGATGCTGAAGGCATTGTCTTGACCATCCAGGATAACGGGTGCGGATTTAGACCTGATACAAACAGAACCCGCCAGGGATTCGGCCTTGAAAGCATGAGGGAACGGGCCAATCTTTCCGGCGGAAAACTCACCATTGATTCATTCCCGGGCAAAGGGACCTTTGTTACATGTAAAGTAAAGGCGAAAGGAGTATCATGATCAAGGTATTGCTTGCAGACGACCATAGTATTGTCAGAGAGGGACTGCGAAAGGTACTTGAAGACGATAATGAAATCAGGGTGATCGCAGAAGCACCGGACGGAGAAACCGCATTTGACAAGGCCATGTCCCAGCACCCGGATGTGGCGGTAATTGACATCTCCATGCCGGGCATGGACGGACTTGAGGTGGTCACCCGAATGGCAGCCTATTGCCCGGAAATCCCGGTGCTGATCCTGACCATGCACGAAGAAGAGCAATATGTCATCCGGGCCATTGAATCCGGGGCCATGGGATATGTGACCAAGCAGTCCGCCCCCGAGCAATTGGTTGCTGCGGTTAAAAAAATAAATGCCGGCGGCCGGTATTTAACGGAAAAGGCCAGCGAAGCCTTGGCGCTTCGGCTGATCCGGGGAAACAAAGATAAAAGCCTGACAGAGTCGTTGTCCATGAGGGAGTTGCAGGTATTGAGAATGCTTGCCACAGGCAGCACCAACCGTGAAATTGCAACGGCTTATAATATCTCTGTTAAAACCGTAGACACCTATAGATCA
It encodes:
- a CDS encoding PAS domain S-box protein, translated to MRLRLIILILAVFAFLSASTGGWLYYFSYREAAFQKTETSALSRLNLLTRQFSTHLSEHIKPVKTLSGIREMIRVLEDTDLETIYQANRFLDHFTQSMALDVSYLMDKRGITLCSSNRNDADSFVGNDFSFRPYYKKAIQGEPATSLALGTTSSKRGVYFSHPIYRRHSKEILGVAVIKSSVEFLESALVSKSKEILLFVDPKGIIFMTNQPEFRFKLLWPLDEETLNSIADSRQFGNGPWKWSGFRKEKNHQVFDPKKIQYVFASLPVSNYPGWNIISLRKQKDIQKQVTQPFIKIIGPIVIFISILAGVLVFALYQMAAKELSQRKQAEKQLKISEKRYRRIYHKTPVMLHSIDTQGRIIHVSDHWVEQMGFKRDEVIGKPLTRFFSKASKQYALETVFPKFFSTRFCKDIPYTYKKKNGEKMETLLSCYGVKDGNGKIIRSLAVSVDVTEKNRVQKDLEKAKEKLSSYSQDLEGQVRRRTAQLESTQASLKKLSKNIIASQEREKELVARELHDHLGQVLTALRIDAVWAEKQLAQVNEEAEQRAQKMSSLIENTIQDVRDMAYRLRPRVLDDLGLSDALESLVSDFEKRSNVSCVFRHDELPKIDKTLATALYRIGQEAVTNSLRHSKATTILVELRTDAEGIVLTIQDNGCGFRPDTNRTRQGFGLESMRERANLSGGKLTIDSFPGKGTFVTCKVKAKGVS
- the thpR gene encoding RNA 2',3'-cyclic phosphodiesterase, with the protein product MGWPGLCCFIAVSLPKGFKQELVTIQSHLKSKKFIANWAPPENFHLTLKFLGDVSQKKIPFIKRAMNTAVKEQLPFELALGRLGAFPRLARPKVLWAGIEDDSKVLEPLYHSLTAELDKQGVTTGREKFVPHVTLARIKAPVHPGLVKEILSQDIPFFSPRFSVQTIDLYNSRLTRSGAVHTPLFSTQNR
- a CDS encoding DUF342 domain-containing protein translates to MNALDLSGTDFTVRCGSDTRRSKEKTCILAAKTGIPAISVERHLYIHPRINVLEDADQRYGPLEAYADLTVSGIITGAYPVTAGNLRAREIRGAKIEAIGDIHVNMGITDAVIRAQGDVHARYLHNCTIETFGNVYVKNEIFDSDIRCSGRVDSPNCRAIASEIYAKKGVVLAGIGSKKTLPCKIFAGSEHHILTQERQIKKQINLAREQINRLQEKM
- a CDS encoding response regulator transcription factor, whose amino-acid sequence is MIKVLLADDHSIVREGLRKVLEDDNEIRVIAEAPDGETAFDKAMSQHPDVAVIDISMPGMDGLEVVTRMAAYCPEIPVLILTMHEEEQYVIRAIESGAMGYVTKQSAPEQLVAAVKKINAGGRYLTEKASEALALRLIRGNKDKSLTESLSMRELQVLRMLATGSTNREIATAYNISVKTVDTYRSRLLKKLNLRNNSDLSRYAIQNKLVEF
- a CDS encoding DDE-type integrase/transposase/recombinase, with protein sequence MNAALTLSCDIGKKPSCEAFGIPRSSFYRFHSPKKHIGVSRTGSPLSLNSDEQQTVLDILHSEKYQDRAPYQVYASLLDNGQYYCSIRTMYRLLHKEHGSVPERRRQVNRPKYKKPELLATGPNQVWSWDITKLKSVTKWTYFYLYVIMDIFSRYVVGWMVAHREQTALAKKLIEKSCENQKILPGQLGLHADRGASRGRSKFCVS
- a CDS encoding thiamine biosynthesis protein ThiS, which translates into the protein MPNITFNAFSFLQKKLKARGLGFSNLKMDVAPGTSARDLIFQMQLKAEDVEVVFINGRVKKLSTQLKDNHRVAFVPHGTPGPYRVLLGFKNN
- a CDS encoding IS256 family transposase; translation: MTEDNTEFDFQKALKGIQEGKPFTGKGGVLTSLIKNLAEAALEGELESHLGQEISANRRNGKSRKTIKSLDGKFELKTPRDRNGTFSPQIVKKHQTTLSDEIERKIIALYGLGMSYNDMAAHLQEIYGLEISNATLSAITDKIIHTVKEWQARPLENVYPIVWLDAIHYKVRENGKVGSKAVYTILGVNIEGRKEVLGLYISENEGANFWLQVLTDLSNRGVKDILIACVDGLKGFPEAIETIFPDTEVQLCVVHQIRNSLKYVGSKNKKEFMADLKRVYKAVNKDLAEEELDILENKWNDKYPIVIKSWRNNWEPLSHFFKYPEEIRRIIYTTNTIEAVHRQFRKLTKTKGSFPNQDSLLKLLYMGIQNASKKWTMPVQNWSLTISQLAIFFEGRLDKELGI